The Gammaproteobacteria bacterium genome has a segment encoding these proteins:
- a CDS encoding thymidylate synthase, whose protein sequence is MKQYLDLVRHIRAHGARKDDRTGTGTLSVFGHQMRFDLAAGFPAVTTKKLHLRSIIHELLWFLRGDTNVGYLREHGVSIWDEWADPEGNLGPVYGAQWRSWPASDGQRIDQVQMVIDTLRRDPDSRRMIVSAWNVADIPRMRLAPCHLLFQFHVADGRLSCQLYQRSADVFLGVPFNIASYALLTHMVAQQAGLGVGEFIWTGGDCHLYLNHLEQADEQLLREPLPLPELHISRRPPSISDYRFEDFEVRGYRSHAAIRAPVAV, encoded by the coding sequence ATGAAGCAGTACCTCGATCTGGTGCGCCACATCCGCGCACATGGCGCGCGCAAAGACGATCGCACGGGCACCGGGACGCTGAGCGTGTTCGGCCACCAGATGCGTTTCGATCTTGCGGCGGGCTTCCCGGCCGTGACCACGAAGAAACTGCACCTGCGCTCCATCATCCACGAGCTGCTGTGGTTCCTGCGTGGCGACACCAACGTCGGTTACCTGCGCGAGCACGGCGTCAGCATCTGGGACGAATGGGCGGATCCAGAGGGCAATCTCGGCCCGGTCTACGGGGCGCAGTGGCGCTCCTGGCCCGCGTCCGACGGCCAGCGGATCGACCAGGTGCAGATGGTCATCGACACCCTCCGGCGCGACCCGGACTCGCGCCGCATGATCGTCAGCGCGTGGAACGTCGCCGACATCCCGCGGATGCGCCTTGCGCCCTGTCACCTGCTGTTCCAGTTCCATGTGGCCGACGGGCGGCTTTCCTGCCAGCTCTACCAGCGCAGTGCCGACGTGTTCCTCGGCGTGCCCTTCAATATCGCTTCCTATGCGCTGCTGACCCACATGGTCGCGCAACAGGCCGGACTCGGCGTCGGCGAGTTCATCTGGACCGGCGGCGACTGCCACCTCTACCTGAACCACCTCGAACAGGCCGACGAGCAGCTCCTGCGCGAGCCGCTGCCGCTGCCCGAACTGCACATCAGCCGCCGCCCGCCGTCGATCTCCGATTACCGCTTCGAGGATTTCGAGGTTCGCGGCTACCGCTCGCACGCGGCGATCCGCGCGCCGGTGGCGGTCTGA
- a CDS encoding dentin sialophosphoprotein, which produces MTRDKILRLLAVATATACASAAFANPTNTSSSPTDEKAQVGTQEATANNDTNQTTNGSAMANEYSTSTVNTDNSDNSDNSDNSDNSDNSNNADNSDNSNNSDSSDNSDNSNNADSDTTSSSDDSASATQDSAAVAVTNTGNGNLNDSSDNSDNSDNSNSSDNSDNSNNSDNSDNSDNSDNSDTDSSAASDDSTSATDDSTAIAVNNVGNGNLNDSSDNSDNSDNSDNSDNSDNSDNSDNANTGATDDSASASDDSLAVAVNNSGNDNLNDSSDNSNNSDNSDNSDNSDNSDNSDNSINTDTDTSAATDDSASATDDSLAVAVTNTGNGNLNDSSDNSDNSDNSDNSDNSDNSNNAQNNAATSNNGSSSASDEAVAITANNTGNNNLNNNSDNSDNSNNSDSSDNSNNSNAGADEGSAAANNDSNAFAITSSGNGNLNDSSDNSDNSDNSDNSDNSQNNVVGANNGSSSASDEAIAVTTNRSGNDNLNDSSNNSDNSDNSYADASETSASANNNSSATVNDSDNSDNSQNNDSIANNGGSAASDEAIAITSNRSGNGNLNDSSDNSDNSNNSDNSNNSDNSDNSSASADSGSVAANNNGVADLDESDNSDNSLADAEEGSAAANNNSSATANNSDNSDNSNNSDNSDNSDNSDNSDNSDNSDNSSAEASGQSAAANGEGSQADVNNAINLKTVAVNVSVLGSAVTNNATTVTAGAGEKDAAGFSTANDVGGAFNSAAGVNVAAQNLGQNSLVDQNVNVQANLTQGGAE; this is translated from the coding sequence ATGACCAGGGACAAAATTCTTCGCCTTCTGGCGGTTGCCACCGCGACGGCCTGCGCCAGCGCGGCATTCGCGAATCCGACCAATACGTCATCGAGTCCAACGGACGAGAAGGCGCAGGTAGGCACCCAGGAAGCCACCGCGAACAACGACACCAATCAAACCACCAATGGTTCGGCGATGGCGAACGAGTACTCGACCTCGACCGTCAACACCGACAACTCGGACAACTCCGACAACTCGGACAACTCCGACAACTCGGACAACTCCAACAACGCGGACAACTCCGACAACTCGAATAATTCCGACAGCTCGGACAACTCCGACAACTCGAACAATGCCGACAGCGACACGACGTCCTCCAGTGACGACTCCGCCTCGGCCACCCAGGACAGCGCTGCGGTTGCGGTGACGAACACCGGCAACGGCAACCTGAACGACAGCTCGGACAACTCCGACAACTCCGACAACTCGAACAGCTCGGACAACTCCGACAACTCGAACAACTCCGACAACTCGGACAACTCCGATAACTCGGACAACTCCGACACCGACTCGTCCGCGGCGAGCGATGACTCGACCTCGGCCACCGACGACAGCACGGCCATCGCGGTGAACAACGTCGGTAATGGCAACCTGAACGACAGCTCGGATAACTCCGACAACTCCGACAACTCCGACAACTCGGACAACTCGGACAACAGCGACAACTCCGACAACGCGAACACCGGCGCGACCGACGACTCCGCTTCGGCCTCCGACGACAGCCTGGCGGTTGCCGTAAACAACAGCGGCAATGACAACCTGAACGACAGCTCGGACAACTCGAACAACTCCGACAACTCGGACAACTCCGACAACTCGGACAACAGCGACAACTCCGACAACTCGATCAACACCGACACCGACACCTCCGCGGCAACCGACGACTCCGCCTCGGCAACTGATGACAGCCTGGCGGTCGCGGTGACCAATACGGGCAACGGCAACCTGAACGACAGCTCCGACAACTCCGACAACTCGGACAACTCGGACAACTCCGACAATTCGGATAACTCGAACAACGCGCAGAACAACGCCGCCACCTCGAACAACGGCTCCTCCTCCGCTTCGGACGAGGCGGTCGCGATCACGGCGAACAACACCGGCAACAACAACCTGAACAACAACTCCGACAACTCCGACAACTCGAATAACTCGGACAGCTCGGACAACAGCAACAACAGCAATGCCGGCGCCGATGAGGGTTCCGCGGCTGCCAACAACGACAGCAACGCGTTTGCGATCACCAGCAGCGGCAACGGCAACCTGAACGACAGCTCCGACAACTCGGATAACTCCGACAACAGCGACAACTCCGACAACAGCCAGAACAATGTTGTCGGCGCCAACAACGGCTCGTCGTCCGCGTCGGATGAGGCAATTGCCGTCACGACCAACCGTTCGGGCAACGACAACCTGAACGACAGCTCGAACAACAGCGACAATTCGGACAACAGCTACGCTGATGCGAGCGAAACCAGCGCTTCTGCCAACAACAACAGCAGCGCGACGGTCAACGACAGCGACAACTCCGACAACAGCCAGAACAACGATTCGATCGCGAACAACGGCGGCTCAGCGGCCTCCGATGAAGCCATCGCCATCACGTCGAACCGTTCCGGCAACGGCAACCTGAACGACAGCTCGGACAACTCGGACAACTCGAACAATTCCGACAACAGCAACAACTCCGACAACTCCGACAACAGCTCCGCCAGCGCCGACAGCGGCAGTGTGGCGGCCAACAACAACGGCGTCGCCGATCTGGACGAGAGCGACAACTCCGACAACAGCTTGGCTGATGCCGAAGAAGGATCCGCCGCTGCCAACAACAACAGCAGCGCGACGGCCAACAACTCCGACAATTCCGACAACTCGAACAATTCCGACAACTCGGATAACTCCGACAACTCGGATAACTCCGACAATTCGGACAACTCGGACAACAGCTCGGCCGAAGCCTCCGGGCAAAGCGCCGCGGCGAATGGTGAGGGCAGCCAGGCAGACGTCAACAACGCCATCAACCTGAAGACGGTGGCGGTGAACGTGAGCGTGCTCGGCTCTGCCGTGACCAACAACGCCACCACAGTCACCGCCGGCGCCGGCGAGAAGGATGCAGCCGGGTTCAGCACCGCCAACGACGTGGGCGGCGCCTTCAACTCCGCAGCTGGCGTCAACGTCGCGGCACAGAACCTCGGTCAGAACAGCCTGGTTGACCAGAACGTCAACGTCCAGGCCAACCTGACCCAGGGCGGCGCCGAGTAA
- a CDS encoding helix-turn-helix transcriptional regulator, producing MESEERPQEKVGLPETSSGNGIQRDVLLTSILRKRRRPLLLVIDEDGDLVYSSVPETAAPIEHRLLGQALAEAKSLFQQQFRIDPAAAAGNGSRLVVDGPEQRSTLVALGTEFFSLRVMPLHSGSDEQGPEQFAALVEPIVEPLADRVDFDVIKSKYRLSNREVDVLEALMSGRKDKEIAHSVGLTAGTVRSYLKSIRAKLGVTTRTAIVNLVHEFIADDPSGRN from the coding sequence ATGGAGTCTGAGGAGCGGCCACAGGAGAAAGTCGGGCTCCCGGAAACCTCCTCGGGCAACGGCATCCAGCGCGATGTGCTCCTCACCAGCATCCTGCGCAAGCGCCGTCGGCCGCTGCTGCTGGTCATCGACGAAGACGGCGACCTGGTCTACTCCTCCGTCCCCGAGACTGCGGCGCCCATCGAGCACCGCCTGCTCGGGCAGGCGCTGGCGGAGGCCAAGAGCCTGTTCCAGCAGCAATTCCGGATCGATCCTGCGGCCGCTGCCGGCAACGGCTCAAGGCTGGTGGTCGATGGCCCGGAGCAGCGCTCCACGCTGGTCGCCCTCGGCACCGAATTCTTTTCGCTGCGGGTCATGCCGCTGCACTCGGGCAGTGACGAGCAGGGGCCGGAACAATTTGCCGCACTCGTCGAGCCGATCGTTGAGCCGCTGGCCGACCGCGTGGATTTCGACGTCATCAAGAGCAAGTATCGGCTGTCGAACCGCGAGGTCGACGTGCTCGAGGCGCTGATGTCCGGCCGCAAGGACAAGGAAATCGCCCACAGCGTCGGCCTGACTGCCGGAACAGTGCGCTCCTATCTCAAGTCGATCCGGGCCAAGCTCGGTGTCACGACCCGTACCGCCATCGTCAATCTCGTCCATGAGTTCATTGCCGACGACCCTTCGGGCAGAAACTGA
- a CDS encoding 5'-nucleotidase, whose product MAANSQFVLGVDLDGVVADFARGLRPIAAEWLGVHASTLTEEISYGFPEWGLDRAGGYDALHRFAVKERELFARLAPIAGAPAALRRLSAVGDVRIRIITHRLYIHWFHKEAIRQTTEWLEHHGIPYWDICFMRDKAAVGANLYLEDSPDNIRSLRSAGHETIVVVNSTNRDLPPPSAGSWEEIEHLVLERVGRWKASGGRR is encoded by the coding sequence ATGGCGGCCAACAGTCAATTCGTTCTCGGCGTCGATCTGGACGGCGTGGTCGCCGACTTTGCGCGCGGTCTCAGGCCCATCGCCGCGGAATGGCTCGGCGTACACGCGTCCACCCTGACGGAGGAGATCAGCTACGGGTTCCCGGAATGGGGGCTCGATCGTGCTGGCGGCTACGATGCGCTGCACCGCTTCGCCGTGAAGGAACGGGAGTTGTTCGCCCGCCTGGCGCCCATTGCGGGAGCGCCGGCAGCGCTGCGCCGGCTGAGCGCGGTCGGCGACGTGCGTATCCGCATCATCACGCACCGGCTTTATATCCACTGGTTTCACAAGGAAGCGATCCGCCAGACCACCGAGTGGCTCGAGCACCACGGCATCCCCTACTGGGACATCTGCTTCATGCGCGACAAGGCGGCGGTCGGGGCCAACCTGTACCTGGAGGACAGCCCGGACAACATCCGCTCGTTGCGCTCGGCTGGCCACGAGACCATCGTGGTGGTCAACTCGACCAATCGTGACCTGCCGCCTCCGAGCGCCGGCTCCTGGGAGGAGATCGAGCACCTCGTGCTGGAGCGGGTCGGGCGATGGAAGGCCTCCGGGGGCCGCCGATGA
- a CDS encoding FHA domain-containing protein, whose translation MKRKRPVRSSPDGSEAGLQVADVAAAVLPGNLPPQDAMLGAPAAGDFEAGRLLDRWGQLEQEISTVRAERDRLRAQADSHREELAAGERSVATYRSQVEALQEEIAVTRRRLEQRTAALNGSGAGRGSADRRLADYRDALLGMEHTLAEREQVILRHATEKAEFAARIAELERQCAEVTGRWRESEAANGRLQAMLTEAARASERLDGEARQARENAACVARQVAEIATLQDELKAKQASSSRNETRLREQAATLRTEQDRNAGLQARMREQDEALGALQAALERERAQAQAEREQRAAEDAQRTAGATKAGGERQASKAVRAELAAAREELARRDTRIAELEARATKLAGDAAATENVAGMAIAARDRIADELQEKLAVIATLESRAGALAAELEMARQAAAESDSELRRQQNSLAVLGREVERLEAIETSAQRRDEIAARHAMVASDADRRRKARLIVSLEGDHNIKYPLYKQTMIIGRSSDADIHVIGRFTSRRHARVVILEDETAVIEDLGSLNGIRVNDEAVTRHVLHDGDLLDVGGARLQFVDLGERETARSNTG comes from the coding sequence ATGAAACGAAAACGACCTGTCCGCAGCAGCCCGGATGGCAGCGAAGCCGGGTTGCAGGTGGCTGATGTGGCCGCCGCAGTCCTGCCCGGCAATCTGCCCCCGCAGGATGCGATGTTGGGGGCGCCCGCTGCCGGCGATTTCGAAGCCGGGCGCCTGCTCGACCGGTGGGGCCAGCTCGAACAGGAAATCTCGACGGTGCGGGCTGAACGCGACCGGCTGAGAGCGCAGGCTGACAGCCATCGCGAGGAACTGGCAGCCGGCGAGCGCAGTGTCGCGACGTATCGCAGCCAGGTCGAGGCCCTGCAGGAAGAAATTGCGGTGACCCGCCGCCGGCTGGAGCAGCGCACCGCAGCCCTGAATGGCTCCGGGGCCGGGCGGGGCAGCGCGGACCGGCGCCTGGCGGATTACCGCGACGCACTGCTCGGCATGGAACACACCCTGGCCGAGCGTGAGCAGGTCATCCTGCGGCATGCGACGGAAAAGGCAGAATTCGCGGCCCGCATCGCGGAACTCGAGCGGCAATGCGCCGAGGTCACCGGGCGCTGGCGTGAGTCCGAGGCGGCCAATGGCCGGCTCCAGGCCATGCTGACCGAAGCCGCCCGCGCCAGCGAGCGCCTGGACGGCGAGGCGCGGCAGGCGCGTGAAAACGCCGCCTGCGTTGCGCGCCAGGTCGCCGAGATCGCCACCCTGCAGGATGAGCTGAAAGCGAAGCAGGCCAGCTCATCGCGCAATGAAACCCGGCTGCGGGAACAGGCCGCGACGCTGCGCACGGAACAGGACCGCAACGCCGGGCTGCAGGCGCGCATGCGCGAGCAGGATGAAGCGCTTGGCGCCCTGCAGGCCGCGCTGGAGCGCGAGCGGGCGCAGGCCCAGGCCGAACGCGAGCAGCGCGCGGCCGAGGACGCGCAGCGCACCGCGGGCGCAACGAAGGCCGGGGGCGAGCGCCAGGCCAGCAAGGCAGTGCGGGCTGAGCTTGCTGCCGCCCGCGAGGAACTGGCCCGGCGCGACACGCGCATTGCCGAACTCGAAGCCCGCGCGACGAAACTCGCCGGCGATGCGGCTGCGACCGAAAACGTGGCCGGCATGGCGATCGCCGCCCGCGATCGCATTGCCGACGAATTGCAGGAGAAGCTGGCGGTCATCGCGACCCTGGAATCGCGCGCCGGTGCGCTGGCCGCGGAGCTGGAAATGGCGCGGCAGGCAGCCGCCGAGTCGGACTCGGAACTGCGACGCCAGCAAAACTCACTGGCCGTGCTCGGTCGGGAGGTCGAGCGGCTGGAGGCGATCGAGACGAGCGCGCAGCGGCGGGACGAAATCGCGGCGCGTCATGCCATGGTGGCGTCCGATGCCGACCGGCGACGCAAGGCCCGCCTGATCGTATCGCTGGAAGGCGACCACAACATCAAGTATCCGCTCTACAAGCAGACCATGATCATCGGTCGCTCGAGCGACGCGGACATTCACGTCATCGGCCGGTTCACCAGCCGCCGTCATGCCAGGGTCGTCATACTCGAGGACGAAACCGCCGTGATCGAGGATCTCGGCAGCCTCAATGGCATCCGCGTCAATGACGAGGCAGTCACGCGCCATGTCCTGCACGACGGCGACCTGCTCGACGTCGGCGGCGCACGCTTGCAGTTCGTCGATCTCGGTGAACGCGAAACCGCGCGCAGCAACACCGGCTGA
- the lgt gene encoding prolipoprotein diacylglyceryl transferase, whose amino-acid sequence MIEFAHIDPIALRIGPIAIRWYGIMYLIGFTSAWWLGRRRAQRADSPVTPLQADDLIFYGALGVILGGRIGYMLFYGRDQLLDDPLSLLRIWEGGMSFHGGLLGVVAAAALWARQTGTSFFRLMDFAAPLVPIGLGAGRIGNFINGELWGRPTDLPWAVVVDGVPRHPSQLYEAALEGALLFAILWVFSSRPRPTMSVAGLFLVIYGIARFAVEFVRLPDEHIGYLAFGWFTMGQLLTLPMLAGGVLMLALAYRGAGARA is encoded by the coding sequence ATGATCGAGTTCGCCCACATCGACCCGATTGCGCTGCGTATCGGTCCGATCGCGATCCGCTGGTACGGCATCATGTACCTCATCGGGTTCACGTCGGCCTGGTGGCTCGGCCGGCGCCGGGCGCAGCGTGCCGATTCCCCGGTCACGCCGTTGCAGGCGGATGACCTCATCTTCTACGGGGCGCTCGGCGTGATCCTCGGCGGGCGCATCGGCTACATGCTGTTCTACGGCCGCGACCAGCTGCTCGATGATCCGCTCTCACTGTTGCGGATCTGGGAAGGCGGGATGTCGTTTCACGGCGGCTTGCTCGGTGTCGTCGCTGCCGCGGCGCTGTGGGCGCGTCAGACCGGCACCAGTTTCTTCCGGCTGATGGACTTCGCGGCACCGCTGGTGCCGATCGGGCTCGGCGCAGGGCGGATCGGCAACTTCATCAACGGCGAGCTGTGGGGGCGGCCGACCGACCTGCCCTGGGCGGTGGTGGTGGACGGCGTGCCGCGCCATCCTTCACAGCTCTATGAGGCCGCGCTCGAGGGTGCGTTGCTCTTTGCCATCCTGTGGGTGTTCTCCAGCCGGCCGCGGCCGACCATGTCGGTCGCAGGGCTATTCCTTGTTATTTACGGGATTGCCCGTTTCGCCGTGGAATTCGTGCGCCTGCCCGATGAGCACATCGGATATCTCGCGTTCGGCTGGTTCACCATGGGCCAGTTGCTGACACTGCCCATGTTGGCCGGGGGCGTCCTCATGCTCGCCCTGGCCTATCGCGGCGCCGGAGCGCGCGCATGA